From Oreochromis niloticus isolate F11D_XX linkage group LG1, O_niloticus_UMD_NMBU, whole genome shotgun sequence, a single genomic window includes:
- the lingo1b gene encoding leucine-rich repeat and immunoglobulin-like domain-containing nogo receptor-interacting protein 1-B: MTVLVSSRMVFGEAGGHSYLVACWQPILFLMLGTVLSGSTTGCPSRCDCNAQERSVVCHRRRLASLPEGIPTETRLLDLSKNRLKTLGPEEFINYPQLEELQLNENAISSIEPGAFGNLMNLRTLGLRNNELKLIQLGVFTGLNNLTQLDISENKIVILLDYMFQELYNLRALEVGDNDLVFISPRSFHGLSNLESLNIEGYNLASVPTDALSHLHNLLSLRLRYLNVTVIRDYSFKRLYRLRVLEISHMPSLDTMTPKCLFGLNLTSLSITNCNLTVIPYQAVSHLRYLRFLNLSFNPIHTVEGNQLFNLQKLQAFHLAGGKLVAIEPYSFKGLNHLRVLNVSSNALSTLEESVFHSVGNLETLALYDNPLACDCRLLWVFRRRWRLNFNRQQPMCASPEVVQGKEFKDFPDILPPDYFNCKKSKIEDYKVQESHVDEGTTVHFACQAEGDPVPVIMWLSPKKEYISTKTMRSRLSVSNDGTLEVRYAQIQDNGTYTCIASNAAGNDTKAAHLFVHSYSPNWPHQPNKTFAFISNQPSDEGANVTRATVPFPFDVKTLIIATTMGFISFLGVVLFCLVILFLWSRGKDNTKSSIEVEYVPRKEETEEASPTEAPVQFNMKIM, translated from the coding sequence GTAAGCAGTAGGATGGTGTTTGGAGAGGCAGGAGGGCACAGCTACTTGGTGGCGTGCTGGCAGCCCATCCTGTTCCTGATGCTGGGCACCGTCCTTTCTGGCTCCACCACTGGTTGCCCTTCCAGATGTGACTGCAACGCTCAGGAGCGTTCAGTCGTGTGCCATCGACGGAGACTGGCAAGTCTTCCTGAGGGCATCCCCACTGAAACGAGGCTGTTAGACCTCAGCAAGAACCGTCTGAAGACCCTGGGGCCTGAGGAGTTCATTAATTATCCTCAGCTGGAGGAACTGCAACTTAACGAAAACGCAATTTCTTCCATTGAGCCTGGGGCTTTTGGCAACCTCATGAACCTTCGGACGCTAGGTTTGCGCAACAATGAGCTAAAGCTTATTCAGCTAGGGGTGTTCACAGGCCTGAACAACCTCACCCAGCTGGATATAAGTGAGAACAAAATTGTCATTCTGCTCGATTATATGTTCCAGGAGTTGTACAACCTGAGGGCTCTGGAAGTTGGTGACAATGACCTCGTTTTTATCTCACCCCGATCATTTCACGGACTCAGCAACCTTGAAAGTCTCAATATTGAGGGATACAATCTGGCCTCAGTGCCCACTGATGCCCTTAGCCATTTGCATAACCTGTTGTCGCTTCGATTACGCTATCTCAACGTCACTGTCATAAGGGATTACTCCTTTAAGAGGCTATATCGACTAAGAGTACTGGAGATATCTCACATGCCTTCTCTGGATACCATGACCCCAAAATGCTTGTTCGGACTCAATCTCACTTCATTATCCATCACAAATTGTAATCTTACTGTCATCCCCTACCAAGCTGTCAGTCACCTGAGATATCTTCGTTTTCTCAATCTGTCTTTCAATCCCATTCACACTGTGGAAGGGAACCAGCTGTTCAATCTACAGAAGCTCCAGGCTTTTCATTTGGCTGGTGGAAAATTAGTTGCCATTGAGCCCTACTCCTTCAAAGGCCTCAACCACCTCCGTGTACTCAATGTATCCAGCAATGCCTTGAGCACTCTGGAGGAGTCTGTTTTTCACTCAGTTGGAAACCTGGAGACACTGGCATTGTATGACAACCCACTGGCCTGCGACTGTCGTTTGCTCTGGGTCTTCCGTCGGCGATGGAGGCTCAACTTCAACAGGCAACAGCCCATGTGTGCTTCACCAGAGGTTGTGCAAGGAAAAGAGTTTAAGGATTTTCCAGACATACTCCCTCCTGACTATTTCAACTGCAAAAAATCAAAGATCGAGGATTACAAGGTTCAAGAAAGCCACGTAGACGAAGGAACTACAGTTCATTTTGCTTGCCAGGCTGAGGGTGATCCAGTTCCTGTGATAATGTGGCTGTCcccaaaaaaggaatacatcaGTACCAAAACGATGAGGTCAAGACTTTCTGTGTCTAATGACGGTACTTTGGAGGTGCGTTACGCCCAAATCCAGGACAATGGCACCTACACGTGCATTGCAAGCAATGCGGCAGGCAACGACACCAAAGCTGCTCACCTTTTTGTGCATAGCTACTCCCCGAATTGGCCCCACCAACCAAACAAGACATTTGCCTTCATTTCCAACCAGCCTAGCGATGAAGGTGCTAATGTGACCCGGGCCACAGTTCCATTTCCATTTGATGTAAAGACACTTATTATTGCAACCACCATGGGATTTATCTCTTTCCTTGGAGTGGTCCTCTTCTGTCTTGTAATATTGTTCCTCTGGAGTAGAGGGAAAGACAATACAAAGTCAAGTATAGAGGTTGAATATGTGCCACGTAAAGAGGAAACAGAGGAGGCCAGCCCAACTGAGGCCCCAGTACAGTTCAACATGAAAATCATGTGA